The Malus domestica chromosome 10, GDT2T_hap1 genome contains a region encoding:
- the LOC103445368 gene encoding pentatricopeptide repeat-containing protein At3g07290, mitochondrial has product MLVRTNNVRNVLLRAPYLFELPQTLSSVAYQSSGSRAAPESSDDTTSRVSSLIQQPNWERSSLLKSMVSHMAPQAAAKVLQLHGGDTELGVRFFKWVCKHSTYCYDLDSRIALLNLLVSCESLYGLAQKAIALLIKELNNSEPEIMRLMGALENMRKVGSWLSYPCYSSLLMSLARLDLGFLTFLVYKKMLSDGFLLGVIDYRNVINALCKNGFVQSAEMFVCRVLKLGFRLDTHICTSLVLGNCRESHLQEASRVFDIMSKSHGCEPNSVTYSILVHGYCEIDKLDEAFRLKEEMSEKGCQPSTRTFTVLIKALCDIGSTDKALGLLDEMVTKGCKPNVHTYTVLIDRLCREGKIEEANGMFRKMLADELFPGTVTYNALINGYCKEGRVISAFELLGVMEKRLCKPNIRTYNELIEGLCKVYKTYKAMFLLKRIVDNGLLPNRVTYNILIDGFCKEGQLGLAFETFKSMSSFGIEPDCFSFTALIDGLCKQGRPGNASSILGLMVKKGISPDEVTMTALIDGYCKNDEIGNASMLFEKMVEKKKLTTPHTFNCFLDILSKDDKVHAAQAMLGKMLKYGSVPSVVTYTILVDGLCQTGDIMCALKMLDLMRRTSRPPNVYTYTVVINGLCLNGRVEEAEKLLFSMSDFGIPPNHVTYTVLVKGLVNAGRLDHAFEILSVMVQKGFQPNARIYSALLAGLVLSNEAKEDACSYMSSTSTDATPLLPKDIDDNCISSYAFKNMDIEHAFSLEEKVRKCGCSTMDLYNFVVMGLCREARVAEADHIINKVLKCGVFPQKAVCALINSYCKERRYDHCLDFMTTILNQGFVPSVLSYCSVIQGLYSEGRAEQGEELFSELLRHNDIKEKSSVLPYLEILVKKEEPEDCLHILKLIEQMGCGERPII; this is encoded by the coding sequence ATGTTGGTTCGCACAAACAATGTCCGAAACGTCCTTCTGAGAGCTCCCTATTTGTTCGAACTTCCTCAGACGCTTTCCTCCGTCGCATACCAATCTTCCGGCAGCCGAGCAGCCCCAGAAAGCTCAGATGACACGACTTCTCGCGTATCGTCTCTGATTCAGCAACCCAATTGGGAAAGGAGCAGTCTTCTCAAGTCTATGGTCTCCCACATGGCACCACAAGCAGCCGCCAAGGTTTTACAGCTCCACGGCGGCGACACCGAACTCGGGGTTCGCTTTTTCAAGTGGGTTTGTAAGCATTCTACTTATTGTTATGATTTGGATAGCAGAATCGCTCTGTTGAATTTGTTGGTTTCTTGTGAAAGTTTatatgggcttgctcagaaagcCATTGCTTTGTTAATCAAGGAGTTAAACAATAGTGAGCCTGAGATTATGAGGCTGATGGGGGCGTTAGAAAATATGCGAAAGGTTGGATCTTGGTTGAGTTATCCTTGTTATAGTAGCCTTTTGATGTCTTTAGCTAGGTTGGATTTGGGGTTTTTGACTTTTTTGGTGTATAAAAAGATGCTTAGTGATGGGTTTCTTCTTGGTGTTATTGACTACAGAAATGTAATTAATGCTCTATGCAAAAATGGGTTTGTGCAATCTGCTGAAATGTTTGTGTGTAGGGTTTTGAAACTCGGGTTTCGGTTGGACACTCATATTTGTACTTCTTTGGTGTTGGGTAATTGTCGAGAGAGTCATCTCCAGGAGGCCTCCCGGGTGTTCGATATAATGTCTAAGAGTCATGGTTGTGAGCCTAATTCGGTGACGTACTCGATTTTGGTTCATGGTTACTGTGAAATTGATAAGCTTGATGAAGCTTTTCGTCtgaaagaagagatgagtgagaAGGGCTGCCAGCCTAGTACTCGTACATTTACTGTACTCATCAAGGCCTTGTGTGAcattgggtcgactgataagGCTTTAGGGTTGCTTGATGAGATGGTTACAAAGGGTTGTAAACCGAATGTTCATACTTATACCGTATTGATTGATAGATTATGCAGGGAAGGAAAGATTGAGGAGGCAAATGGAATGTTCAGAAAGATGCTTGCAGATGAGCTTTTTCCTGGCACAGTAACTTACAATGCACTGATAAATGGATACTGCAAAGAAGGACGCGTAATTTCTGCTTTTGAGCTCCTTGGTGTGATGGAGAAAAGACTATGTAAGCCTAACATTCGAACCTACAATGAGCTCATCGAAGGGCTATGCAAGGTTTATAAAACTTACAAAGCCATGTTTCTTTTGAAAAGAATAGTTGATAATGGTTTGTTACCAAATAGGGTTACCTACAATATTTTGATCGATGGGTTTTGCAAAGAAGGTCAACTTGGATTGGCTTTTGAAACGTTTAAGTCAATGAGCTCATTTGGTATTGAACCAGATTGTTTTTCTTTCACTGCCTTGATTGATGGCCTCTGTAAGCAAGGGAGACCAGGGAATGCAAGCAGCATTTTAGGTTTAATGGTAAAGAAGGGGATTTCCCCTGATGAAGTAACTATGACGGCTCTTATTGACGGGTATTGCAAGAATGACGAAATTGGAAACGCATCGATGCTTTTTGAGAAGATGGtggagaagaagaaattgaCAACACCACACACTTTCAATTGTTTTCTTGATATTCTCAGCAAAGATGATAAGGTGCATGCGGCACAGGCAATGTTGGGGAAGATGCTGAAGTATGGATCAGTTCCATCTGTTGTGACTTATACAATACTAGTCGATGGGCTTTGCCAAACAGGTGATATTATGTGTGCACTAAAAATGTTGGATTTGATGAGGCGAACTAGCCGCCCTCCAAATGTCTACACCTACACAGTCGTGATCAATGGTCTCTGCTTGAACGGAAGAGTGGAGGAAGCAGAAAAGCTTCTCTTTAGCATGTCTGATTTCGGTATACCTCCAAACCACGTTACATATACTGTATTAGTTAAAGGTCTTGTTAATGCTGGTAGGTTGGATCATGCCTTTGAGATTTTGAGTGTTATGGTTCAAAAAGGTTTTCAGCCAAACGCTCGAATCTATTCTGCGCTTCTTGCAGGTCTTGTTTTGTCAAACGAGGCCAAGGAAGATGCCTGTTCATATATGTCTTCCACTTCTACAGATGCTACACCATTACTTCCGAAGGACATTGACGACAATTGCATTTCTAGCTATGCTTTTAAAAATATGGATATTGAACATGCTTTCAGTCTTGAAGAAAAGGTCAGAAAATGTGGCTGCTCTACAATGGATTTGTACAACTTTGTTGTCATGGGATTATGCAGGGAAGCAAGGGTTGCAGAAGCAGATCATATCATCAACAAAGTACTAAAATGCGGCGTGTTTCCTCAGAAGGCTGTTTGTGCACTCATCAACAGTTATTGCAAGGAGCGCCGATATGATCATTGCCTCGATTTCATGACAACAATTCTGAATCAAGGGTTTGTTCCATCCGTGTTATCATATTGTTCGGTGATTCAGGGACTTTACAGTGAAGGGAGGGCTGAACAAGGTGAAGAACTTTTCTCTGAACTATTAAGACACAATGATATCAAGGAAAAGTCCTCAGTTTTGCCATATTTGGAAATCCTAGTAAAGAAAGAGGAACCTGAGGATTGCCTTCACATTCTCAAACTAATTGAGCAAATGGGTTGCGGAGAGAGGCCAATTATCTAA
- the LOC103445370 gene encoding serine/threonine-protein kinase MHK-like isoform X1, with product MERYKILEELGDGTCGCVYKARDWRTNEIVAVKKMKRKFFFWEEYWRLREIKVLRKLYHPNIIKLKEVVRENNEVFLIFEYMNYNLYQIMKEQGRPFLEDEIRSFMSQLLHGLSHLHKSGYFHRDLKPENLLVTNDVLKIADFGLAREASSMPPYTEYVSTRWYRAPEVLLQSKLYTPAVDMWAAGAILAELFTLSPIFPGESEIDQFFKICCVLGTPDLTVFPEGTNASRLYSFINYEKILPANLSDIIPNASPEAIDLISQLCSWDPSRRPTADESLQHPFFQVGWIPHSLPDSLDLKLSNMGANPTLELKLSDFGAEPEDCFLGLTLAVKPSVPDFDVGHDAPHHMKEDALFCSGLEDCSGRSVFWSLMPPDQGGICAPVDPSFSLSFSSIQHPTVRVPQSAGYSIPSLQPNILDGRFLTVSPPFPQSHCL from the exons ATGGAAAG atataaaattttggaagagcttGGTGATGGCACTTGTGGTTGTGTATATAAGGCTCGTGATTGGAGAACAAATGAGATT GTTGCTGTcaagaagatgaagaggaagTTCTTTTTCTGGGAGGAATACTGGAGGTTACGAGAGATTAAG GTCCTTCGTAAATTATATCATCCAAATATCATAAAGTTAAAGGAGGTTGTCAGGGAAAATAATGAGGTGTTCCTCATTTTTGAATACATG AACTATAATTTGTACCAAATAATGAAAGAACAAGGAAGACCCTTTTTGGAGGATGAGATTCGTAGCTTTATGTCTCAACTGCTGCATGGACTTAGTCACCTACATAAAAGTGGATATTTTCACCGAGATCTAAAGCCAG AGAATTTGTTGGTGACAAACGACGTTCTTAAAATTGCCGATTTTGGTTTGGCTCGAGAAGCATCATCGATGCCTCCTTACACTGAATATGTTTCCACACGCTG GTATCGAGCACCAGAAGTCTTGTTGCAGTCCAAATTATACACTCCTGCAGTTG ACATGTGGGCAGCTGGTGCAATCCTAGCTGAGCTTTTCACTTTATCCCCAATTTTCCCTGGTGAAAG TGAGATAGACCAATTCTTCAAGATCTGCTGTGTGCTTGGTACTCCAGACTTGACTGTCTTTCCTGAAGGGACAAATGCCTCTCGATTGTATAGCTTTATCAATTATGAGAAG atCTTGCCTGCAAACCTCTCCGATATCATTCCAAATGCAAGCCCAGAAGCTATTGATTTGATCTCG CAACTATGTTCATGGGATCCATCAAGGAGGCCAACTGCAGATGAATCATTACAACATCCTTTTTTCCAG GTGGGCTGGATTCCTCATTCACTCCCTGATTCACTTGACCTGAAGCTGAGTAACATGG GGGCAAACCCAACACTTGAGTTGAAACTATCTGACTTTGGTGCTGAACCTGAGGACTGCTTTCTTGGCTTGACGTTAGCTGTGAAGCCTAGCGTTCCAGACTTCG ATGTGGGCCACGATGCACCTCATCATATGAAAGAG GATGCATTATTTTGCTCTGGTTTGGAAGATTGTTCTGGACGATCTG TTTTTTGGTCTCTTATGCCCCCAGATCAAGGTGGAATTTGTGCCCCAGTAGATCCTTCCTTTTCTTTATCATTCAG TTCAATTCAACATCCGACAGTCAGAGTTCCACAATCGGCTGGTTACTCCATCCCATCCCTGCAGCCAAACATCTTAGATGGTCGATTTTTGACCGTGTCTCCTCCCTTTCCACAAAGCCATTGCCTCTAA
- the LOC103445370 gene encoding serine/threonine-protein kinase MHK-like isoform X2, translated as MERYKILEELGDGTCGCVYKARDWRTNEIVAVKKMKRKFFFWEEYWRLREIKVLRKLYHPNIIKLKEVVRENNEVFLIFEYMNYNLYQIMKEQGRPFLEDEIRSFMSQLLHGLSHLHKSGYFHRDLKPENLLVTNDVLKIADFGLAREASSMPPYTEYVSTRWYRAPEVLLQSKLYTPAVDMWAAGAILAELFTLSPIFPGESEIDQFFKICCVLGTPDLTVFPEGTNASRLYSFINYEKILPANLSDIIPNASPEAIDLISQLCSWDPSRRPTADESLQHPFFQLSNMGANPTLELKLSDFGAEPEDCFLGLTLAVKPSVPDFDVGHDAPHHMKEDALFCSGLEDCSGRSVFWSLMPPDQGGICAPVDPSFSLSFSSIQHPTVRVPQSAGYSIPSLQPNILDGRFLTVSPPFPQSHCL; from the exons ATGGAAAG atataaaattttggaagagcttGGTGATGGCACTTGTGGTTGTGTATATAAGGCTCGTGATTGGAGAACAAATGAGATT GTTGCTGTcaagaagatgaagaggaagTTCTTTTTCTGGGAGGAATACTGGAGGTTACGAGAGATTAAG GTCCTTCGTAAATTATATCATCCAAATATCATAAAGTTAAAGGAGGTTGTCAGGGAAAATAATGAGGTGTTCCTCATTTTTGAATACATG AACTATAATTTGTACCAAATAATGAAAGAACAAGGAAGACCCTTTTTGGAGGATGAGATTCGTAGCTTTATGTCTCAACTGCTGCATGGACTTAGTCACCTACATAAAAGTGGATATTTTCACCGAGATCTAAAGCCAG AGAATTTGTTGGTGACAAACGACGTTCTTAAAATTGCCGATTTTGGTTTGGCTCGAGAAGCATCATCGATGCCTCCTTACACTGAATATGTTTCCACACGCTG GTATCGAGCACCAGAAGTCTTGTTGCAGTCCAAATTATACACTCCTGCAGTTG ACATGTGGGCAGCTGGTGCAATCCTAGCTGAGCTTTTCACTTTATCCCCAATTTTCCCTGGTGAAAG TGAGATAGACCAATTCTTCAAGATCTGCTGTGTGCTTGGTACTCCAGACTTGACTGTCTTTCCTGAAGGGACAAATGCCTCTCGATTGTATAGCTTTATCAATTATGAGAAG atCTTGCCTGCAAACCTCTCCGATATCATTCCAAATGCAAGCCCAGAAGCTATTGATTTGATCTCG CAACTATGTTCATGGGATCCATCAAGGAGGCCAACTGCAGATGAATCATTACAACATCCTTTTTTCCAG CTGAGTAACATGG GGGCAAACCCAACACTTGAGTTGAAACTATCTGACTTTGGTGCTGAACCTGAGGACTGCTTTCTTGGCTTGACGTTAGCTGTGAAGCCTAGCGTTCCAGACTTCG ATGTGGGCCACGATGCACCTCATCATATGAAAGAG GATGCATTATTTTGCTCTGGTTTGGAAGATTGTTCTGGACGATCTG TTTTTTGGTCTCTTATGCCCCCAGATCAAGGTGGAATTTGTGCCCCAGTAGATCCTTCCTTTTCTTTATCATTCAG TTCAATTCAACATCCGACAGTCAGAGTTCCACAATCGGCTGGTTACTCCATCCCATCCCTGCAGCCAAACATCTTAGATGGTCGATTTTTGACCGTGTCTCCTCCCTTTCCACAAAGCCATTGCCTCTAA
- the LOC103445369 gene encoding uncharacterized protein isoform X1, which yields MGGDGRDTGQEEDFLLHQDSSQLSSQILSDGLSVKDAVLDQQNGPVFRNFGGLGSQNSSASLDFEADQRRENVYRKILQGYDDLRIRSKDLEEAKSKILSYRPGAWIDRVGSVKPRNYDVPKMTTLLLVGPKGSGKSSLVNRISKVFEDDEFACERAQVSYNSSVGDGTFFLHGYMIPRCSSSFCLYDTRSLSDNSLENMIILKHWMENGVRHGELVIRDSDSQSLRSTMMYKACDDGYLSSEIRNVNFVIFVVNGLSVLKSMESDEDAETRYTEMIASAFNSRYLAFKDDKPLLVVTHGDLLSLDERARVRVHLGELLGIPPTTQIFDIPVESSDPVTELTIVDMIRYSLEHAEKNLPRRRKVDTLSLLQCMLLLIFLSIATNIWSMNHLPDIQHGPSPQAHIQYGYCPSPQAHTQHGYCPSPQAHTQHGYCPSPQAHIQHCHGSSPQAHIHDNLSPLLPPSPSSSTLLQEHIQHDPSPQAHIQHCHGPSPQAHIHDNPSPPSLSSSTLLQEYIQHDPSPQAHIHHCHGPSPQAHIHDNPSPLSPPSPPSSALLQEHIQHDPSPQAHIQHSHGPSPQAHIHDNPSPISSPSPPSSPLLQEHVQHDPSAEKHIYNGPLPRVELRKIKTKLHQTKTKLHQKIRIEWSKIQHLWLDD from the exons ATGGGTGGCGATGGCAGAG ATACAGGGCAAGAAGAAGACTTCTTACTCCACCAAGATTCCTCCCAACTTTCATCACAAATTCTCAG TGATGGTCTGAGTGTCAAGGATGCTGTGCTGGATCAACAAAATGGGCCGGTTTTTCGAAATTTTGGCGGATTGGGAAGTCAAAATTCTTCTGCTTCTTTGGATTTTGAAGCTGATCAGAGGAGGGAAAATGTTTATAGGAAAATTTTGCAGGGTTATGATGACTTGCGGATTCGAAgcaaagatttggaagaagccaAGAGCAAAATCTTGAG CTACCGCCCGGGTGCGTGGATTGATAGGGTAGGTTCTGTGAAGCCGAGGAATTATGATGTGCCAAAGATGACAACGCTTTTATTGGTTGGTCCAAAAGGATCTGGAAAGAGCAGCCTTGTAAATAGAATATCCAAAGTGTTTGAAGATGACGAGTTTGCCTGTGAAAGAGCCCAAGTATCAT ATAATTCATCTGTTGGAGATGGAACTTTTTTCCTCCACGGATACATGATACCAAGATGTTCGAGTTCTTTTTGCCTTTATGATACCCGTAGTTTGTCTGATAATTCACTCGAAAACATGATAATACTGAAGCACTGGATGGAAAATGGTGTTCGTCACGGGGAGCTTGTTATAAG GGATTCAGACAGTCAGAGTTTGAGGAGTACGATGATGTACAAAGCTTGTGATGATGGTTATCTGTCCAGTGAGATCAGGAACGTTAATTTTGTCATATTTGTTGTTAATGGCCTCTCAGTTCTGAAATCAATGGAAAGCGAtgaagatgcagagacacgatataCCGAAATGATCGCCTCAGCTTTCAACTCTCGATACTTGGCATTTAAAG ATGATAAACCCCTTCTTGTCGTCACACATGGTGATTTACTTTCACTTGATGAACGTGCTCGTGTTCGTGTCCATTTGGGAGAACTGCTTGGTATTCCTCCTACAACTCAAATTTTTGACATCCCAG TAGAAAGCAGTGATCCGGTAACTGAGTTGACAATAGTTGACATGATACGCTATTCGCTTGAGCATGCCGAGAAAAATCTTCCTCGTAGAAGAAAG GTTGATACTTTGTCACTGTTACAGTGTATGCTCCTGCTAATATTCCTCAGCATCGCCACAAACATATGGTCTATGAATCATCTTCCAGATATTCAGCACGGCCCTTCACCTCAAGCACATATTCAGTATGGCTACTGCCCTTCGCCTCAAGCGCATACTCAGCATGGCTACTGCCCTTCGCCTCAAGCGCATACTCAGCATGGCTACTGCCCTTCGCCTCAAGCACATATTCAGCATTGCCATGGCTCTTCACCCCAAGCACATATTCACGATAACCTTTCACCCCTTTTGCCCCCTTCACCGTCttcatccaccttgctccaagaGCATATTCAGCATGATCCTTCACCCCAAGCACATATTCAGCATTGCCATGGCCCTTCACCCCAAGCACATATTCACGATAATCCTTCACCCCCTTCACTATCTTCATCCACTTTGCTCCAAGAGTATATTCAGCATGATCCTTCGCCTCAAGCACATATTCATCATTGCCATGGCCCTTCACCCCAAGCACATATTCACGATAACCCTTCACCCCTTTCACCCCCTTCACCGCCTTCATCCGCTTTGCTCCAAGAGCATATTCAGCATGATCCTTCGCCCCAAGCACATATCCAGCATAGCCATGGTCCTTCACCCCAAGCACATATTCACGACAACCCTTCACCGATTTCATCCCCTTCACCGCCTTCATCCCCTTTGCTCCAAGAGCATGTTCAGCATGATCCTTCAGCGGAAAAGCATATTTACAATGGCCCTTTGCCGAGAGTAGAACTTCGCAAGATTAAAACGAAACTTCATCAGACCAAAACGAAACTTCATCAGAAGATCAGGATCGAATGGAGTAAAATCCAACACTTGTGGTTAGATGACTAA
- the LOC103445369 gene encoding uncharacterized protein isoform X2: MGGDGRDTGQEEDFLLHQDSSQLSSQILSDGLSVKDAVLDQQNGPVFRNFGGLGSQNSSASLDFEADQRRENVYRKILQGYDDLRIRSKDLEEAKSKILSYRPGAWIDRVGSVKPRNYDVPKMTTLLLVGPKGSGKSSLVNRISKVFEDDEFACERAQVSYNSSVGDGTFFLHGYMIPRCSSSFCLYDTRSLSDNSLENMIILKHWMENGVRHGELVIRDSDSQSLRSTMMYKACDDGYLSSEIRNVNFVIFVVNGLSVLKSMESDEDAETRYTEMIASAFNSRYLAFKDDKPLLVVTHGDLLSLDERARVRVHLGELLGIPPTTQIFDIPESSDPVTELTIVDMIRYSLEHAEKNLPRRRKVDTLSLLQCMLLLIFLSIATNIWSMNHLPDIQHGPSPQAHIQYGYCPSPQAHTQHGYCPSPQAHTQHGYCPSPQAHIQHCHGSSPQAHIHDNLSPLLPPSPSSSTLLQEHIQHDPSPQAHIQHCHGPSPQAHIHDNPSPPSLSSSTLLQEYIQHDPSPQAHIHHCHGPSPQAHIHDNPSPLSPPSPPSSALLQEHIQHDPSPQAHIQHSHGPSPQAHIHDNPSPISSPSPPSSPLLQEHVQHDPSAEKHIYNGPLPRVELRKIKTKLHQTKTKLHQKIRIEWSKIQHLWLDD, translated from the exons ATGGGTGGCGATGGCAGAG ATACAGGGCAAGAAGAAGACTTCTTACTCCACCAAGATTCCTCCCAACTTTCATCACAAATTCTCAG TGATGGTCTGAGTGTCAAGGATGCTGTGCTGGATCAACAAAATGGGCCGGTTTTTCGAAATTTTGGCGGATTGGGAAGTCAAAATTCTTCTGCTTCTTTGGATTTTGAAGCTGATCAGAGGAGGGAAAATGTTTATAGGAAAATTTTGCAGGGTTATGATGACTTGCGGATTCGAAgcaaagatttggaagaagccaAGAGCAAAATCTTGAG CTACCGCCCGGGTGCGTGGATTGATAGGGTAGGTTCTGTGAAGCCGAGGAATTATGATGTGCCAAAGATGACAACGCTTTTATTGGTTGGTCCAAAAGGATCTGGAAAGAGCAGCCTTGTAAATAGAATATCCAAAGTGTTTGAAGATGACGAGTTTGCCTGTGAAAGAGCCCAAGTATCAT ATAATTCATCTGTTGGAGATGGAACTTTTTTCCTCCACGGATACATGATACCAAGATGTTCGAGTTCTTTTTGCCTTTATGATACCCGTAGTTTGTCTGATAATTCACTCGAAAACATGATAATACTGAAGCACTGGATGGAAAATGGTGTTCGTCACGGGGAGCTTGTTATAAG GGATTCAGACAGTCAGAGTTTGAGGAGTACGATGATGTACAAAGCTTGTGATGATGGTTATCTGTCCAGTGAGATCAGGAACGTTAATTTTGTCATATTTGTTGTTAATGGCCTCTCAGTTCTGAAATCAATGGAAAGCGAtgaagatgcagagacacgatataCCGAAATGATCGCCTCAGCTTTCAACTCTCGATACTTGGCATTTAAAG ATGATAAACCCCTTCTTGTCGTCACACATGGTGATTTACTTTCACTTGATGAACGTGCTCGTGTTCGTGTCCATTTGGGAGAACTGCTTGGTATTCCTCCTACAACTCAAATTTTTGACATCCCAG AAAGCAGTGATCCGGTAACTGAGTTGACAATAGTTGACATGATACGCTATTCGCTTGAGCATGCCGAGAAAAATCTTCCTCGTAGAAGAAAG GTTGATACTTTGTCACTGTTACAGTGTATGCTCCTGCTAATATTCCTCAGCATCGCCACAAACATATGGTCTATGAATCATCTTCCAGATATTCAGCACGGCCCTTCACCTCAAGCACATATTCAGTATGGCTACTGCCCTTCGCCTCAAGCGCATACTCAGCATGGCTACTGCCCTTCGCCTCAAGCGCATACTCAGCATGGCTACTGCCCTTCGCCTCAAGCACATATTCAGCATTGCCATGGCTCTTCACCCCAAGCACATATTCACGATAACCTTTCACCCCTTTTGCCCCCTTCACCGTCttcatccaccttgctccaagaGCATATTCAGCATGATCCTTCACCCCAAGCACATATTCAGCATTGCCATGGCCCTTCACCCCAAGCACATATTCACGATAATCCTTCACCCCCTTCACTATCTTCATCCACTTTGCTCCAAGAGTATATTCAGCATGATCCTTCGCCTCAAGCACATATTCATCATTGCCATGGCCCTTCACCCCAAGCACATATTCACGATAACCCTTCACCCCTTTCACCCCCTTCACCGCCTTCATCCGCTTTGCTCCAAGAGCATATTCAGCATGATCCTTCGCCCCAAGCACATATCCAGCATAGCCATGGTCCTTCACCCCAAGCACATATTCACGACAACCCTTCACCGATTTCATCCCCTTCACCGCCTTCATCCCCTTTGCTCCAAGAGCATGTTCAGCATGATCCTTCAGCGGAAAAGCATATTTACAATGGCCCTTTGCCGAGAGTAGAACTTCGCAAGATTAAAACGAAACTTCATCAGACCAAAACGAAACTTCATCAGAAGATCAGGATCGAATGGAGTAAAATCCAACACTTGTGGTTAGATGACTAA
- the LOC103422191 gene encoding GTP cyclohydrolase 1-like: protein MGALDEGHFCSELENGVKLGCIELSFEEEPETIAIEDAVKVLMQGLGEDVNREGLKKTPFRVAKALREGTRGYRQKVKDIVQGALFPEAGLDNAVGHAGGAGGLVVVRDLDLFSYCESCMLPFQVRCHVGYVPSGQLVVGLSKLSRVADVFAKRLQDPQRLADEVCSALQHGIKAAGVAVVLQCLHVHFPNLESVFLDSNHQGWVELLVSSGSGVFENENANLWADFWSLLRFRGINVEKTRMRDTSDHHWCPSRSSAGAIATSEMESINPGMVTAVASILRSLGEDPLRKELLGTPARFVKWLMSFQNSNFDMKLNGFVSGNGDSFKEKHIHSELNLSFWSQCEHHLLPFYGVVHIGYMCTEGSNPIGKSLLQSIVCFYGFKLQVQERLTRQIAETVSPLLGGDVIVVVEASHTCMISRGIEKFGSSTATIAVLGRFSTDPAARAKFMQSIPNTAVSGR, encoded by the exons ATGGGCGCTTTGGATGAAGGGCATTTCTGCTCGGAGCTTGAGAACGGAGTGAAGCTGGGTTGCATTGAGCTGAGTTTCGAGGAAGAACCCGAAACCATAGCTATTGAGGATGCTGTTAAAGTTCTCATGCAGGGCCTGGGGGAGGATGTTAACAGAGAAGGTTTGAAGAAGACGCCTTTTCGCGTTGCGAAAGCCCTCCGAGAAGGAACAAGGG GTTACAGACAAAAGGTTAAGGACATTGTGCAAGGTGCTTTATTTCCTGAAGCTGGCCTGGACAATGCAGTTGGTCATGCTGGGGGAGCTGGTGGACTTGTAGTCGTTCGAGATCTTGACCTCTTCTCATACTGTGAATCTTGTATGCTACCCTTCCAGGTTAGATGCCATGTGGGTTATGTCCCTTCTGGTCAACTGGTTGTAGGCTTAAGCAAGCTCTCTCGAGTAGCTGATGTGTTTGCAAAACGTCTCCAAGATCCCCAGCGTCTAGCAGATGAAGTGTGTTCAGCTTTACAGCATGGAATCAAAGCAGCAGGTGTTGCAGTCGTACTCCAATGTTTGCACGTCCATTTCCCAAATCTGGAATCTGTTTTCCTTGACTCGAACCACCAAGGATGGGTAGAATTACTGGTCAGCTCAGGTTCAGGAGTCTTTGAAAATGAAAATGCCAATCTTTGGGCTGACTTTTGGAGTCTGCTGAGATTCAGAGGCATAAATGTGGAGAAAACTCGCATGAGAGACACAAGCGATCACCATTGGTGTCCATCTCGTTCTTCTGCAGGTGCAATTGCTACCTCCGAGATGGAATCTATCAATCCGGGAATGGTCACTGCAGTAGCTTCAATCCTTAGGTCGTTGGGTGAAGACCCTTTAAGGAAGGAGCTTCTGGGAACACCTGCTCGTTTTGTGAAGTGGTTGATGAGCTTCCAAAATAGTAACTTTGATATGAAGTTGAATGGCTTCGTTTCTGGTAATGGAGATAGCTTCAAGGAAAAGCATATCCATTCCGAGCTGAACTTGTCATTCTGGTCTCAGTGTGAGCATCATCTACTTCCTTTCTATGGTGTTGTGCATATAGGATATATGTGCACAGAAGGATCCAATCCCATCGGAAAATCTCTTTTACAATCGATTGTGTGTTTTTACGGTTTCAAGCTCCAAGTACAAGAAAGACTCACGCGACAGATAGCAGAGACAGTATCACCACTGTTAGGTGGAGATGTGATTGTGGTTGTGGAGGCTAGCCACACCTGTATGATCTCTAGAGGGATCGAGAAGTTCGGAAGTAGTACAGCAACAATTGCTGTACTGGGTCGATTTTCAACTGACCCCGCTGCAAGAGCCAAGTTTATGCAGAGCATTCCAAACACTGCCGTTTCAGGACGATGA